Below is a genomic region from Biomphalaria glabrata chromosome 3, xgBioGlab47.1, whole genome shotgun sequence.
ATTATCCTGAATTTTATTTCGTattaatttgaaaacaaatactATGCCTTCTATTAATTGAACAGAAGAATCATTAAGTCAAGAGACAActtggaaatttaaaaaaaaactactttatgaaaaaaaaaacttatattaagcatagttgtattaattagtttggatccgtcatataattaaaattctaatagatcaagactaacaataaagaaacatttataaaaatataaaaaaataaaattttaacccTTAGCTCAAgtcttctcaggcttctcaagccaacacggtaactgCTGTGCTTATGAACAAGGAAGAttgtataattatctattgtttttatAGTCTTGTCCACTTTTTCATTTTGTGTTCACAAGGACTCGACCTATATAGGGGAATAATTCAGCTTTTACCACCACTTAAGTCAAGTACTAATTCTTTCCAtttttcgagataccaaacaattaactaattaattaactagagtttgatattttttattgattttaatttttattgattcttgtgttgtcaggtaaaagaaataattgtgcaaaatttcagcttgtgTACAacctttttaccatacagacagacagacattgtGAGTCGACAttaactttgtaaaaattggTGCGAAGAATGAGCataacatattaaaaatagaattcaTCCTTTCAAAGGGGAAAATCATAAAGTGATTTGAGAGTGAGACAAAATTGTGCCTTATTTTATCTTACCttatacagactttacttcaaaaaagaagattctTTCTTTCTACGAGTGTCCCTATGTTTTGAACAATTTTACTATTAATAAACATGTGAAAAGATTGcctatatattgttttgtttgtaaactgtttcggatgttccttcggagttgaagataatttacttccaagttcaaacctcctgcaggactaCGGTGGATGGTAGGAggacagggtatgaacccgtgaccatcgagaagtcctaacagtccagcgcgcattaagcacgaccaggcagccatcctaatgGATACAAGAAGCTAACATCGATATTATTCAGTGTTTATAGAACTCTACATTTCCTCTATTTAAGTATCAGAGAATTCAGCCGATGTTTCCTGTATTAGGTTTTCCAGCCTAGGAGTAGGTAGGAACATTGTGGTTTTCCTGAAATGCTTGACCTTGAGTGAATTAAAGGGGCCATAAGATCAAGGTGCTATAGAGGCTCTTGTTTTGATGATACGTATTTGCTACCTGTTTAAGCCTCCTAATTGGAAATGGGAGAATAGATTTATAGTTAAGTGTCCTGTTGCTGACCACTGAAATTGCTGGTTCGATAAAAGGCTTTGGCTAAACCAGTTCTAACTTCACACCTAGCCTCTCATAAGGGGAATGTAGAATTAGTCGCTGCCATGGCTCCACCACACCCTTATGAAccgtaaacatatttttttggttagttttctttttagatTACTTTTATAAGGCTCATCTTTCATGCCATAGCCTGCTtagtgtgctatggtccaatctcttttgtggacctggggggggggggggaaggcaagtggtatctgggagaagaatACTGTGCTAATTGTAGGCACCCAGCaagcacaactctgctcgagttgggATTTGAACTCTAGCCCCATTGTTAGGTGGCCAAGCCGTTGCCAGTTTTCCCGTCTCAGTCTTAGTTATTAACATTCCCCCCGTAGTAGGAactgcaaaagaaaaaaaaatagacattcGTGTTCCCGTATTGTGAGATCTTTAGAACTTATTTCACTTTGATGTTCTTCCAGCTACAGCTTCAGGGCCTACTCATGCGCCAGGTGAGTATAACTTGTCACTAGCAACAATACCTAATCCATAGCACTCGGATATCGGGTGATAGTAAACCTAGTTTGATATTCCTTAGTCTGACATGGCCTAGTTTCTTTTGTTGACCCAGTTTATAATGCCAACGGTTACCCAGCAACGATGACGCTAATAAGAGAATGGAGCGAGGGCTTCACTGGGGAGCTGGTCTTCTACCCTGGTGAGGATCTGCTTGGCTGGGTGGTGAACATTACTTTCAGTTCACCAGTCACAGGTGTAGAAGTAAGTCTACAAGCATTCCTTATTTTTTCTTCAATCCAAACCTACAAgaatgtatttaaataataatttaaaattttacattatTAGTTAAAGTAAAATGAGAAGATAATAGACTTCAACATTGTATATCTGAACTATCTTTGTAAGTTTGATCAATGTACTGACATATTTTGATTTGGGTAGTTCTAGGTGACCTTTTTGTAGAGCTTTTTAGACTTCAGAAATTAAACGTTtgtgcttttttgttttcttgagatgAATTTTATTAATCTTTTTAAGTTAAACGCAGTTTcgttttcaaatatttaaatccTTTTACTGTTTACATGTCACCTTTCAAATGTCATCTGTCACCTTTTTGCTTGACATCTTTAATAAATCACCAATCACATGTCatatgttaatattttgttgccTTCTTTGTCCATATAACTGGGTATTGGGTTTAAGCCTTTGTGTTGACACTATAAAgagatatatctatattttataatcacAACCAAATATCATGAGGCACTAATGGTgaagtgatattttttttacaaaacctatatcaactctgtctgtctgtcagtctgtctaatacaaatcttgtacacgttcttctccccccccccctcccaatccCTTTTTCGCCTCACTAccctctcggatcaagttgaaactttgcacaattagttaatagtcattaacgaagacaagacacgaatacaaaaaaatataagttaatttATAAGTGGTTATTAACTATTTTTGATTTTAATAGAACAAGGGATATAAATCGTGCAGTATTTAGAGATATGACAGTATTAAATTGGTTTCTGTTCCTtgtataagctttatttttgttagcatttgtttttcttattaaagAGCAAATCAAATGCGGTGAGTTGCTAAAATGTCTTTTCAATAAACATTGAACATTGGTATTTGTTATTCAGAACTCATTTAAAATTCAGTGATACCCATAGAAAATCCGCCCTCCGAAAAATAACTGAAAATGAGTCAGTGGTAATACCAGCTACAAAAATGTTGTTCACATTTTAAGCAGAGAAATGAAGCCTATTTCTGACGCGTAAAAAATATAAACCTCAAGATCCCAtttattaatgtaagtactagatcctcgggtttctaataaaatagtaTGGGGTCAATTTAATTTCGTTTTTATACCTTCTTGGTCATCTGGCCGCGACATAAGAGTTGGAAATTCAAAGGGCGCCGAGGCTGACATAGTCTGGGCACCATTGATTTAGATCTTTAGTTTTTAAGTTGGAATTTTCATAAaacgattttaaaaaattgtaaagttgctgaaatgtttatatattttgtaggtttttatttttatatatattacttgATGAGACAGTAGTGAAACTATTCTTTCACTAGGCAGGTCTTGGTCAATTTTATAAGAAATCCCCAGATGGACGCGTGTTTACGATGGTCAGTATGCCTGACCAAGGCGTGTTCAAGGCGGGTCAGAAAATGAGAATGGTGTAAGTGGATGTTTACCAATTTGTTGACacttcttccttctctctctttctcttactttctttgtttcttgaaGTCTCTTTGAAATTGCCCCTTATTCGTCTCTCATtcactctttcttctctctgtAACTTCTCTCtatttcactctttctttttttctttctcctctAACatattatttgcttttttttctcttttcggTTCTTTTAAACTCTGCTACTTtcaaatggatggatggatagatagatagatagataaatagatagatagatagatagatagatagatagatagatagatagatagatagatagatagatagatagatagatagatagatagatacacacatatacacatatacacaaacatacatacatacttacatacatacatacatacatacatacatacatacatacaaacatgcaaacacatatacatacatacatacatacatacatacatacatacaaacatgcaaacacacatacatacatacatacatacatgcatacatacatacatacatacaaacatgcaaacacacatacatacatacatacatacatacatacatacatacatacatacatacatattgatGTAAAGATACAAAAACTCAGGAATATGgacatttttattgtatttagatttttaaaactaagaaaaaaaaattctggtcAAGAGTGAATTTAACaacatgaaaaacataaaaaatacttaaaaaaaaaaacaatactcgtacttgtatcaattagtttggatcagtccagtaattaaatttataatagatttagactgaCAATTAAAAGcgtatataaaaataaaccttacaaaaaaaaaagagagaaacgaaaggggaacttatttGTTACCTCTTTACCTACATATGGAATGGCATTCGTTTTGAAAACCGAGTCAACTGAATTGTTCCTGTCAGTTCAAGCAATCACATTTATTGcacatctagatttatttttttgtctatatatatttatctctcattctctctctttcactctctttgtTCTCTTCCGCTCACTTTTTTACTTCCGCTCTTTCTTTCGCACTTTATCTCTATATGTACAATATTGTCTCActcatttttttctctcactctatttctccctccctctctctctctccctctcttctctCCCGTTTTCTCTTTTACTCTATTTAAGTATTTATCCCTCTTTttagctctctttctctgttttttttcctattgcCCTCACTCTCTCGCTtcctctcttattctctctctatttctgtctttcttacactctttttatttctcttgcctcttttttctccccctccccttttatatagtttctatttctttaatAAAACAACTTATTTACACATTTTGACTCATTCCCAAgtcactgtgtttaatataattatagtcTTTGttgaaatttagaaaaaaaataagcatcgaaatatatgttataaaaacattgaaatatatGTTGTGGTTGctaatttgaataataaaaatgttataactTCCTGTTACAGATTCATTTCACATTTTCTGGGCAATGGCAAGGCTCCCACAGCAACTGCTGTCTTGTATAATATGGGTAAAGACACCTGGAAAGTCAATCCTGCTGTCACTAGTAAGATTGTTATGGATTGCTGACACCATTTTTCGTTCATAGCAAAGcttgtttgttgtgtgttaagAAAGAGGTGATAGAATTGAAGAtattcaaagttgttttttccaTTCTTCGAACTTGACACTTCACGCTTGCAACGTAAAGACTGGTAAAAGTGTCTTTCCATTTTTACAGAAGAATTGTATCATACCAGAATTCCATTTTGAAATCTACCTGCAGTACCAAACCATTGTATTAAACCGATTCAAAGTGTCTTCTATTCGTTCAATTATCTTTCCAGTCTCATCTTATCTTTATACATTGGTATCTCATAGTATCTTATCTCTACTTATCATATCTCTTCTATCTCTTctcaattctctctctctctctattttatttcctttttattatCTTAGTATATTTTTCTGCTTATcttatatcatataatattatattttctaAATGTATCGTATCTcttgtgttttatttaattgtatcttatcttgtcttattgTCTTATCTTTAAGTTTaatagttttaatattttttaaaatagagttTCAAATCTGTGACATTTGAGGCTGCGCGCATAAGTTGACATTAGGGTCCTAATAACTAGTCATTATAAGTCTACTGTTGCtttataaatacatgtatataaCAGACTTTTGATAAATGTCGACTTTCTAATTTTGAATTTAGAATCATGAGGAAAGCGtttataattttcttaaaactcATGTGTTTATTGTTAACATTTGTAGCGGACACATCTAAATACAACTACAACGACCTGCTCTACAAATCTATACTATTCTACGAAGCTCAACGCTCGGGAAAGCTGCCAGCCAATAATCGCATCCCTTACCGGGGGGATAGCGCACTGAACGACACGGGAGACAACCACGAGGACCTCACTGGCGGCTGGTATGACGGTAAGAGTTTACACCCTtgcttctttaaaaataaaaatgttatatatgCTAGCGCTAAGGCTGGTGATCCATTACCCAAATTCGCTATTATGCCTCAAGGTGGCACTCGGGTCGAAACGATCGCTAGAGGAAGCTATTAGGCTAAGtaaatagcaaaacaaaactcctgtgggagtgtttAAGGGAATACGAGAGCCTTCACActgcacggtgcggagttgaaagagagcttccacgtctctgtcgataatccatgcgccgttccttaagggaccgttacactaatggcgagtcctgcacggttagcttggtacaacataggaaaatggcgggggttccCGGTGTGTTCGaccttcggccatgcattctagtccatgaaCCCGGAGTGCcggatatatcggaaatagcaatgttttacaggcttacacgcctagagttcgaaaagccttcggctcaactcttttgacgaTTACATGGTGATCATATATAAGCTGAAGAAGTTGACAGCCAGGTCTGAATTAATTTTTAGCtaattttactatttatagGAAAACAGACAAATCCCATAAACCACATGATACGTTATTTATAGCcatgaaacattttttctaGACAGTTAAGAAGTTTCCTTCTCTCATATCGTTTGCTCCAAAGCAGCATTAGGTGACACAAACgttcaattaaaaacaagaataaatatTGAAGAAAGTAGGGCCTTCTAAAAAATTCTACAGAGAGCCTCCACCTGCTGAAATCTGCCATTCGGTTTAGCTTTTTTTCTCCGTGGGATGAAGATACACCTCCACATTGGTAACTTTATTTAGATAGTCCAGGTCTATGTGGCCCTTGATGCATACAATTTACAGATCCAGCGTACATACTAACACATGAACAAATTAATCATAATTTCAGCTGGCGATGATATCAAGTTCAACTTTCCAATGGCCTACTCTGTAACAGTTTTAGCTTGGGGCTACATCATGTACCCTGAGGCCTACAAGTCAGCTGGACAAGAAGATTATCTCCTGGACAGTATCAAGTGGCCTCTAGACTACTTGTTGAAATGCCACACCAAAGATGAGGAACTATACGTCCAGGTAGACACGCAAATATGTCCTGGTATATATGTACATACATCTAGGTAGACACGCAAATATGTCCTGGTATATATGTACATACATCTAGGTAGACACGCAAATATGTCCTGGTATATATGTACATACATCTAGGTAGACACGCAAATATGTCCTGGTATATATGTACATACATCTAGGTAGACACGCAAATATGTCCTGGTATATATGTACATACATCTAGGTAGACACGCAAATATGTCCTGGTATATATGTACATACATCTAGGTAGACACGCAAATATGTCCTGGTATATATGTACATACATCTAGGTAGACACGCAAATATGTCCtggtatatatgtatatacgtCCAGGTAAACACGCAAATATGTCCTGGTATATATGTACATACATCTAGGTAGACACGCAAATATGTCCTGGTATATATGTACATACATCTAGGTAGACACGCAAATATGTCCTGGTATATATGTACATACATCTAGGTAGACATGCAAATATGTCCtggtatatatgtatatacgtCCAGGTAAACACGCAAATATGTCCTGGTATATATGTACATACGTCCAGGTAGACACGCAAATATGTCCTGGTATATATGTACATACATCTAGGTAGACACGCAAATATGTCCtggtatatatgtatatacgtCCAGGTAGACACGCAAATATGTCCTGGTATATATGTACATACATCTAGGTAGACACGCAAATATGTCCTGGTATATATGTACATACGTCCAGGTAGACACGCAAATATGTCCTGGTATATATGTACATACATCTAGGTAGACACGCAAATATGTCCTGGTATATATGTACATACGTacagggagagaacaaactgtaataataaatggttctaaatcaacaccgataacagtaaactcaggtgtacctcaaggaacagtcttgggtccactactatttttaatttacataaatgatttacccaattgcattacttcaggaacaaaagtcagattatttgcagacgattgcataatatatagaacaataaaaacaacacaagacacagatattttacaaagagaattagatgaattacagaaatgggaatcaaattggagcatgtctttccacccagaaaaatgtcagttgttaagagtaacaaaaaaactaaaacaaattaattccacttatctaattcatggcaaaccagtaacacagactaaaaacgcaaaatacctaggtgttataataaatgaaaaactgtcatggaatccacatattgatgaaactacaaaaaaatcaaacaaagcattaggatttattaaaagaaatttctataaatcaaataagaacataaaactaaaatgttatttaaccttggttaggccaataatagaatatgcatcctccgtttgggacccctcaactcaagaaaacattaagaaactagaacagacacaaaatagagcagtgcgattcataacaaacgaatattcacatttgactagagtaacacctttagtaaaatcactaaatttagaaagccttcaggacagaaggctcaaaagtaaagtagcaataatacataaaacactgaaccataatcttcaaatacaaaaacaaaatttaataaaatactctgaaagacacaaagataaaggcacattcctcgtcccatatgctaggacaaatttgtacaaatactccttcttccctagtgctattagagcatggaatggattgcctgagctagccaggaaaaccagtgacttggcagaatttaagtcattggttaatatgcatgactaaatgcatgacgcgtaggacgtaatcatcttcttttttgaagtaacgtctgtattatataagataagatatgtccTGGTATATATGTGCATAAATCCAAGTATACATGCACATGCGTCCAGGTACACGTACACATATGTCTAGGTATACATGTGCATACGCCTTTGTATACATGCACATACGTCAAGTGAGCATGCACATACATCCAGGTAGGCATGCACATACGTCCCGGTATACATTCACGCGCATACGTCCAGGTATATATGCACATACATTCAGGTATACATGCACATACATTTAGATATACGTGGACAAAAGAAATAGATGTGTTTACTTATTTACATGGTGAAGTAGTTTGCTAGTTTTATCCAACTAAtgagtttgttgtttttcttctttatcatttttttttattttcaataggTGGGTAACGCCACCAAGGACCACGCATTTTGGGGACCACCAGAGAAGATGATACAGAAAAGGCCTTCATTTAGAATCAATTCGACTAAACCCGGCACTGATGTTGCTATGGAAACGGCTGCAGCCTTTGCTGCAGGATCCATTGCATTCAAAGCCAAAGGTAAATATTAATGATCTTTGCATATGCAGCATCAAAATAATGTGCTCATTGATAATGTAATGACCGAAACCACCcggtaaataaataattttcatgATCACCATTTATTATAGATAGAGACACTTTAATTGCTAATCATGAATTGGAATTACGCTGACATGATTAAAtcctttaattctttttttttttttttagacaaaggtggctttcagtttttttatgtatttttgtcaTTGAAGATAAtgaggcttgtcttcgagttcgaagtTGAAGGATGAGAGCACGTGACTAGTCTTAAATGtaatttacatattttgccacacccagtgCAGACAAATGCGTCGTTTGCCGCTGGTTGCCTTTTCTCTTTTCCACATCTACGCCTCGGTAGAGGATTTCCTTTTGGTTAGTCCCTAGATCTTTTTAGGAAATGTCTAGATGAGTCTTGGAAAGGCGCCTGCTGCCAGCTGCTCTCTTCGATGCCACTTAAACCAAGCTGGCACCtgagctggtctttaaagcgttttggTGGGCACGTCTGCAAAAGCGATGATTTGTGAATGGATCAAGTCCAAATGGTACAACAGCTGGGACCTTTATAGCACAGGACGGAAAGTCTGGAGAGTTCTCAAACGCTCAAACAGAAAAGACGACTGGTGGCAGCTAAATAGAAAGGTGCAAGCAATCTTGGCACGACTCCGCActggacactgtccgataggagcctacttcgctAAGATCCGAGAGAATCACGGCCCCAGATGTCGATACTGCCATGCTGAAGACGAGACCTTGGAACACATCCTCTACGAATGTAGGATGCTCAGAAACACATTAAAAGATACGACTAGTCTTGAAACAGATAGAACTGGTGTATGCGGGGGTCTCACCTTGTATGGAGACAGGCTGACCCTacagaacactgccagataccCGGATCGTGCTGTAAGGGATTAATCCCAGTAAGGAGCATTAGTGCATAGAGGCTTACAAATGATGTTACGCTGATCACatttaaaatcaacaaaaacgATTACATTCGGCATGCGTTCGTCCATCAtactagatatgtgaagttgtgAACTCAAACTATGTACTTGTATGAAAAAGAACATAAGGATATTGTATGATATACTACCActattaaatgtatattttttgctgatttttttttaacttaaaatatgAGAGTAAGTTTTACAATATGCAGATACTTTGTTTAATAGATTTCTTTTTCATGACAACAGACCCTAGTTATtcaacaactttattgaatcaTGCCAAAAAACTCTGGGATTTCGGAAACAAATACAGGGAACTGTACAGCAATTCGCTTCCAGGTGTATCTCCCTTTTATAGGTAAGTGAATTACTGACCGATCAAGGCAGCATGGTTTTGTTTCTAACGTcttgttaaaatttaaaacgaATTGTAATTTGGACATTATTATTAAGCCATAACTAGAGTGTATTCTGTTGCAGCTTTCTGTATGCAATgttatgaataaaaataaagtctAATGCTTTAAGGTtttattagcaaaaaaaaaaaaaggacttcaaaagaaacaacaacataaaaaagcagacttttacaaaaaaaaaaaaaaaaaaaaaataagcagatttctaaagaaacaacaaaaaataagcaGACTtctatagaaagaaagaaaaataagcaGACTTCAGAAGATACAAAAAAAGCAGACttcaaaagaaattacaaaacatAAGCAGACttcaaaagaaattacaaaacatAAGCAGACttcaaaagaaattacaaaacatAAGCAGACTTTAAAAGAACACAAAAAGGATAAGTACactttaaaagaaacaacaaaaaataagcagactttaaaacaaaacaaaaaaaagaaacaacaaaaaaagaagaattcaaaagaaacaacaaaaaacatgaagacttcaaaagaaacaaaaacaaaaaaaaataagcagattttaaaagaaacaactaaaaaaaacagaatttaaaagaaacaactaaaaaaacagaatttaaaagaaacaactaaaaaaaacagactttaaaaaaaaaaacaacaacaaaaaaaaacagactttacaagaaacaaaagaaaagcagAAACCAAAGGGAAACAAAGAGTTAAAGCAACCGTCAGACGCCTTAGTCTATACACCAGATAAtttaaaagtcatctgtttataTGGCAGAGAATGTACgtggatgtcatgtggccagcacaacaaccaactgcctttactttcccaaactcatgtcaggtacccaaagAGTCCTAGGAATCCTGTAACTTCGTAATCGCCGCCTTCTCCTTAACTCGAGATCCCTCTGTTTGGAAGTGAAACACTTGAGCACTCAGCCAGCACTCAGTCAGTACTCAGTCAGCAGGCCTATTGAAATGTATGATATTTGATTCCTGTGCTGTTCGTATCACCATGTTTTAGTTTTATCTGGACACTAGAAATAACAAATAAAGATCGGTAGAGGAGCTAGctagatttaaacaaatttctaatagatattcagtcactgaactatatattcCGATGATGCTCTAGGCTACCTGTCTTTCTTATTTAGGTCAAACAACTACACAGATGAACTGTGCTGGGGGTCACTTTGGTTGTACCAGGCAACCAATGACCTCACTTACTTGGCTGAAGCAGAAAAGTATTTCGACCCTCATCCAGCCTCGGAATTTTCTTGGGATGACAAAACTGTGGCCAACCAGGTCAacaaaatttgtttcttttctttgtttcttttagtttgtttgttttagtttgtttcttttagtttgtttctttaagtttgtttgttttagtttgtttctttcagtttgtttcttttctttgtttcttttagtttgtttcttttagtttgtttcttttctttgtttcttttagtttgtttcttttagtttgtttcttttagtttgtttcttttctttgtttcttttagtttgtttcttttagtttgtttcttttctttgtttcttttagtttgtttcttttagtttgtttcttttagtttgtttcttttagtttgtttgtttgttgtttttcttgctCTCGGAAGGTGAATTGCTAACCCAATCCAATGTCAGTACTCGCAATTAATTTGAATCTCTCTGCCTAGTCTTCTTTTAGCGCTAGGTACTTCTCCCAGCTAAGCTCCAATCTCTCCAAGGACCTAACTGGTCCAAAAAGTAAAGGAAAAGCTTAGAGTCTCTTACCATTAAATTGTTACTTAGCAAAGAAAATGGCAtctttagaaaataatattCTTCTTGAGAGATAGCACACATGCCAACTTCAGTTGAAGAAAGACGCTTAAACAAATCACACATTTCATTGTTAGGtccagggccggacttaggccactgcaacctacgcGGTCGTAGTTTgccgcacttttataggccctgagctaattattaattaaaccattataacttatatataataacagggtttccgcggcctccttattttcccaaaaaaaatattttcgaaAAAGtactggaaatctcctgaaattataaaaatcttctgaaaacgtATTCAAATCTCCTAAAAATATAGACAAAGCTGTTATTTAGGGGTGCCAATCCTATGCGCGATAAAAATTTGCATTGTcagttttcttttaataaacatttattgtaaagactattttctaatacaaaatcttaacttttaactaattatccttatccctatatttagactgggccccgcgctatccgtttcgcatagggcccgcaaatgttagggccggccctggttacTCTGATATTTCTCAAAGATGTAGCATCATGAGCtattcatattctttttttttaactcatggtttaacaaaatatattttcttattgttttcatATGACCTATGTtgatcaaaaatattttaaacagcaaataacatttagatctattactgccaaaatatttcttaatcTTTTCTAATCTGCCATAATGTCATAGATTTTGTTAGTTGATTAAATCAAACTGTTTCATGATCATAACAGCACTactgaagattttttttatagaattagTCCtggcgtatg
It encodes:
- the LOC106069215 gene encoding endoglucanase A-like isoform X1, giving the protein MWCRLLLLVVVLFSPVTSDITVPVTNHWNGGFQASACFPITEEMHSWTVTLTFDQPLTSLNAYTADVKETLEGGKVFVLHNKDWNKEEHVGDKLCLDFQGHGTGDIAPVITGTIHAGDVTGAPNTAASTTQHSTSSNNMTPTTHTASTARTTQTAHVTTKPPTHSTTASGPTHAPVYNANGYPATMTLIREWSEGFTGELVFYPGEDLLGWVVNITFSSPVTGVEAGLGQFYKKSPDGRVFTMVSMPDQGVFKAGQKMRMVFISHFLGNGKAPTATAVLYNMGKDTWKVNPAVTTDTSKYNYNDLLYKSILFYEAQRSGKLPANNRIPYRGDSALNDTGDNHEDLTGGWYDAGDDIKFNFPMAYSVTVLAWGYIMYPEAYKSAGQEDYLLDSIKWPLDYLLKCHTKDEELYVQVGNATKDHAFWGPPEKMIQKRPSFRINSTKPGTDVAMETAAAFAAGSIAFKAKDPSYSTTLLNHAKKLWDFGNKYRELYSNSLPGVSPFYRSNNYTDELCWGSLWLYQATNDLTYLAEAEKYFDPHPASEFSWDDKTVANQVLLYKLRKLDTYKMAVENTFKYWFPGGSSHYTPKGLAYSMEWGSLRHAANLALVALVAADNGIHTLEYRHWAMCQIHYALGDTGFSYVIGFGDKYPLRPHHRSSSCPFLPAHCGPPMLNLTEPNVHTLYGALVSGPGPDDSYSDVRTNYLYNDVACDYNAGFQSAVAALKSLWLRSEHPEQQNNAKCPYVSGGSDNIIG
- the LOC106069215 gene encoding endoglucanase A-like isoform X2: MWCRLLLLVVVLFSPVTSDITVPVTNHWNGGFQASACFPITEEMHSWTVTLTFDQPLTSLNAYTADVKETLEGGKVFVLHNKDWNKEEHVGDKLCLDFQGHGTGDIAPVITGTIHAGDVTGAPNTASTARTTQTAHVTTKPPTHSTTASGPTHAPVYNANGYPATMTLIREWSEGFTGELVFYPGEDLLGWVVNITFSSPVTGVEAGLGQFYKKSPDGRVFTMVSMPDQGVFKAGQKMRMVFISHFLGNGKAPTATAVLYNMGKDTWKVNPAVTTDTSKYNYNDLLYKSILFYEAQRSGKLPANNRIPYRGDSALNDTGDNHEDLTGGWYDAGDDIKFNFPMAYSVTVLAWGYIMYPEAYKSAGQEDYLLDSIKWPLDYLLKCHTKDEELYVQVGNATKDHAFWGPPEKMIQKRPSFRINSTKPGTDVAMETAAAFAAGSIAFKAKDPSYSTTLLNHAKKLWDFGNKYRELYSNSLPGVSPFYRSNNYTDELCWGSLWLYQATNDLTYLAEAEKYFDPHPASEFSWDDKTVANQVLLYKLRKLDTYKMAVENTFKYWFPGGSSHYTPKGLAYSMEWGSLRHAANLALVALVAADNGIHTLEYRHWAMCQIHYALGDTGFSYVIGFGDKYPLRPHHRSSSCPFLPAHCGPPMLNLTEPNVHTLYGALVSGPGPDDSYSDVRTNYLYNDVACDYNAGFQSAVAALKSLWLRSEHPEQQNNAKCPYVSGGSDNIIG